One part of the Nocardioides zeae genome encodes these proteins:
- the def gene encoding peptide deformylase, with amino-acid sequence MAIQPIRLFGDPVLRRRATEVVDFDRELRQLVADLTDTMLDAPGAGLAAPQIGVGLRVFTWNVGGELGHLVNPTLELSEEEQLDLEGCLSLPELTYECRRALSVVARGFDMHGEPVTINGSELLARAIQHETDHLDGVLFIDRLDDAARKAAMREIRESEWFGLEKPTVKVSPHPTGPFGR; translated from the coding sequence GTGGCGATCCAACCCATCCGGCTCTTCGGCGACCCCGTCCTGCGCAGGCGCGCGACCGAGGTGGTCGACTTCGACCGCGAGCTGCGCCAGCTCGTGGCCGACCTCACCGACACGATGCTCGACGCGCCTGGCGCCGGCCTGGCCGCGCCCCAGATCGGTGTCGGGCTGCGGGTGTTCACCTGGAACGTCGGGGGCGAGCTGGGCCACCTGGTCAACCCCACGCTCGAGCTCTCGGAGGAGGAGCAGCTCGACCTCGAGGGCTGCCTCTCGCTGCCCGAGCTGACCTACGAGTGCCGGCGTGCGCTCTCGGTGGTGGCCCGCGGCTTCGACATGCACGGGGAGCCCGTGACGATCAACGGCTCCGAGCTGCTGGCGCGCGCCATCCAGCACGAGACGGACCACCTCGACGGCGTGCTCTTCATCGACCGCCTCGACGACGCGGCCCGCAAGGCCGCGATGCGGGAGATCCGGGAATCGGAGTGGTTCGGCCTGGAGAAGCCGACGGTCAAGGTGTCCCCGCACCCGACGGGCCCGTTCGGACGCTGA
- a CDS encoding GNAT family N-acetyltransferase, translated as MSTSEDVVVRPARVDDVDAVCAFGEAHVPPHYTPLIGADAARQQVTDWWRPEQIRAAVTAGQLLVAVAHDRIVGVAQHAREGVDVVIYKLYVDPSRRGHGLGPRLIEAVVASLPPDVARLLIEHFAGNARAGAFYEREGFAVERVDRSATGRPELDVVWRARVVPGRAGAGSVADV; from the coding sequence GTGAGCACTTCCGAGGACGTCGTCGTGCGGCCGGCCCGGGTCGACGACGTCGACGCCGTCTGCGCCTTCGGCGAGGCCCACGTCCCGCCGCACTACACGCCGCTCATCGGCGCCGACGCCGCGCGTCAGCAGGTCACCGACTGGTGGCGGCCGGAGCAGATCCGCGCCGCCGTGACGGCCGGACAGCTGCTCGTGGCCGTCGCGCACGACCGCATCGTCGGAGTGGCCCAGCACGCGCGGGAGGGCGTCGACGTCGTGATCTACAAGCTGTACGTCGACCCGTCGCGCCGCGGGCACGGCCTCGGGCCACGGTTGATCGAGGCCGTGGTCGCGTCACTTCCACCGGACGTGGCCCGTCTCCTCATCGAGCACTTCGCCGGCAACGCGCGGGCCGGGGCGTTCTACGAGCGCGAGGGGTTCGCGGTGGAGCGGGTCGACCGCAGCGCCACCGGACGGCCCGAGCTCGATGTGGTGTGGAGAGCACGGGTGGTGCCGGGGCGCGCCGGGGCGGGGTCGGTCGCCGACGTCTGA
- the coaBC gene encoding bifunctional phosphopantothenoylcysteine decarboxylase/phosphopantothenate--cysteine ligase CoaBC, with amino-acid sequence MPPSDPSPSVPKPRVVLGVGGGIAAYKACEVLRRFSESGHDVTPVPTASALEFVGAPTWAALSGKPVASDVWSQVHEVPHVRIGQTADLVVVAPATADLLAKAAHGLADDLLTNTLLTARCPVVMAPAMHTEMWEHPATQANVATLRSRGIVVLDPAEGRLTGKDTGKGRLPEPVEIVEVALDVLTRSRTGAAVADLAGRRVLVSAGGTREYLDPVRFLGNRSSGRQGYALARAAVARGAEVTLVAANVDLPDPAGVTVVRVETTEQLRDAVVAGAKDADAVVMAAAPADFRPSSFSDAKIKKRADGSAAPLELVQNPDILAAISHERARVGSVVVGFAAETGDATGSVLDLGRAKLARKGCDLLVVNDVSGGAVFGSTENEAVILAADGASVEVPRAAKGVLAHAIWDQVAARL; translated from the coding sequence ATGCCGCCGTCCGACCCGAGCCCGTCCGTGCCCAAGCCGCGCGTGGTGCTCGGCGTCGGGGGCGGCATCGCGGCGTACAAGGCCTGTGAGGTCCTGCGCCGCTTCTCCGAGTCCGGCCACGACGTGACGCCGGTCCCGACCGCGAGCGCGCTCGAGTTCGTCGGTGCGCCGACGTGGGCCGCCCTGTCCGGCAAGCCCGTCGCGAGCGACGTGTGGAGCCAGGTGCACGAGGTGCCCCACGTGCGCATCGGCCAGACGGCCGACCTCGTCGTCGTGGCGCCGGCCACGGCGGACCTTCTGGCCAAGGCCGCCCACGGCCTGGCAGACGACCTGCTCACCAACACGCTGCTGACGGCGCGGTGCCCCGTCGTCATGGCGCCCGCGATGCACACCGAGATGTGGGAGCACCCCGCGACGCAGGCCAACGTCGCGACGCTGCGCTCGCGCGGCATCGTCGTGCTCGACCCCGCCGAGGGTCGGCTCACCGGCAAGGACACCGGCAAGGGTCGGCTCCCCGAGCCCGTCGAGATCGTCGAGGTCGCGCTGGACGTGCTGACGCGGTCCCGCACCGGGGCGGCGGTCGCCGACCTGGCGGGACGGCGCGTGCTCGTGTCGGCCGGCGGCACGCGGGAGTACCTCGACCCCGTCCGCTTCCTCGGCAACCGCTCGTCGGGCCGGCAGGGCTACGCGCTCGCGCGGGCCGCCGTCGCCCGGGGCGCCGAGGTCACGCTCGTGGCGGCCAACGTGGACCTGCCCGACCCGGCCGGCGTCACCGTCGTGCGGGTCGAGACCACGGAGCAGCTGCGGGACGCCGTCGTGGCGGGCGCCAAGGACGCGGACGCCGTCGTCATGGCCGCCGCGCCGGCCGACTTCCGGCCCTCGTCCTTCAGCGACGCCAAGATCAAGAAGCGCGCGGACGGGTCGGCCGCCCCGCTCGAGCTCGTGCAGAACCCGGACATCCTCGCGGCCATCTCCCACGAGCGGGCCCGCGTCGGCTCCGTCGTCGTGGGGTTCGCCGCCGAGACCGGCGACGCCACCGGCTCCGTGCTCGACCTCGGTCGCGCCAAGCTCGCCCGGAAGGGCTGCGACCTCCTCGTCGTCAACGACGTCAGCGGGGGAGCCGTCTTCGGCAGCACCGAGAACGAGGCGGTCATCCTGGCCGCCGACGGTGCCAGCGTCGAGGTGCCGCGGGCAGCGAAGGGCGTGCTGGCCCACGCCATCTGGGACCAGGTCGCCGCGCGGCTCTGA
- the rpoZ gene encoding DNA-directed RNA polymerase subunit omega, with protein MSAPEIAAVGVTNPPIDDLLTKTDSKYQLVLYGAKRARQINAYYSQLGEGLLEYVGPLVDTHVQEKPLSIALREINADLLTCEDVDPAELAAEEAAKKAAAVESPFGAE; from the coding sequence GTGTCTGCCCCTGAAATCGCCGCCGTGGGCGTGACGAACCCGCCGATCGACGACCTGCTGACGAAGACCGACAGCAAGTACCAGCTGGTGCTCTACGGTGCCAAGCGCGCGCGGCAGATCAACGCGTACTACTCCCAGCTGGGCGAGGGCCTGCTGGAGTACGTGGGTCCGCTCGTCGACACCCACGTGCAGGAGAAGCCGCTGTCGATCGCGCTCCGCGAGATCAACGCCGACCTCCTGACCTGCGAGGACGTCGACCCGGCCGAGCTCGCCGCGGAGGAGGCCGCCAAGAAGGCCGCCGCCGTCGAGTCGCCCTTCGGCGCCGAGTGA
- the metK gene encoding methionine adenosyltransferase, with the protein MPGRLFTSESVTEGHPDKIADQISDTVLDYLLANDDDKRNLRVAVETLLTTGLVVVAGEVRTNAYAPVADLVRRKILEIGYDSSEKGFDGASCGVQVAIGGQSADIAQGVDDGHESRVGSSTDELDKQGAGDQGLMFGYASDDTPELMPLPITIAHRLSERLSAVRKDGTLAYLRPDGKTQVTIEYDEQDRPVRIDTVVLSTQHAPDVDLARLEADIKEHVIEPVLGSFDIPSDGYRLLVNPTGVFVVGGPMGDAGLTGRKIIVDTYGGMARHGGGAFSGKDPSKVDRSAAYAMRWVAKNVVAAGLARRAEVQVAYAIGKAQPVGVFVQTFGTGVVSDEVIQKAVLEVFDLRPAAIIRDLDLLRPIYSLTSAYGHFGRELPEFTWERTDRADALRAAAGI; encoded by the coding sequence GTGCCTGGACGTCTCTTCACGTCGGAGTCGGTGACCGAGGGTCACCCGGACAAGATCGCTGACCAGATCAGCGACACCGTCCTCGACTACCTCCTGGCGAACGACGACGACAAGCGCAACCTCCGGGTCGCGGTCGAGACGCTCCTGACGACGGGTCTCGTCGTCGTGGCGGGCGAGGTGCGCACGAACGCCTACGCCCCCGTCGCCGACCTCGTGCGCCGCAAGATCCTCGAGATCGGCTACGACTCGTCGGAGAAGGGCTTCGACGGCGCGTCCTGCGGCGTGCAGGTGGCCATCGGCGGTCAGTCCGCCGACATCGCCCAGGGCGTCGACGACGGCCACGAGTCCCGCGTGGGCTCCTCGACCGACGAGCTCGACAAGCAGGGCGCGGGCGACCAGGGCCTCATGTTCGGCTACGCGAGCGACGACACCCCCGAGCTCATGCCGCTGCCCATCACCATCGCGCACCGGCTCTCCGAGCGCCTCTCGGCGGTGCGCAAGGACGGCACGCTGGCCTACCTGCGTCCCGACGGCAAGACCCAGGTGACGATCGAGTACGACGAGCAGGACCGCCCGGTACGCATCGACACCGTCGTGCTGTCCACGCAGCACGCGCCCGACGTCGACCTCGCCCGGCTCGAGGCCGACATCAAGGAGCACGTCATCGAGCCCGTGCTGGGCTCCTTCGACATCCCGTCCGACGGCTACCGCCTGCTCGTGAACCCGACCGGCGTCTTCGTCGTCGGTGGTCCGATGGGCGACGCCGGCCTGACCGGCCGCAAGATCATCGTCGACACCTACGGCGGCATGGCCCGCCACGGCGGCGGCGCCTTCTCGGGCAAGGACCCGTCGAAGGTGGACCGCTCCGCGGCGTACGCCATGCGCTGGGTCGCCAAGAACGTCGTCGCCGCGGGCCTGGCCCGTCGCGCCGAGGTGCAGGTGGCTTACGCGATCGGCAAGGCGCAGCCCGTGGGCGTCTTCGTGCAGACGTTCGGCACCGGTGTCGTCTCCGACGAGGTCATCCAGAAGGCCGTCCTCGAGGTGTTCGACCTCCGTCCCGCCGCCATCATCCGCGACCTCGACCTGCTCCGTCCGATCTACTCGCTGACCTCGGCGTACGGCCACTTCGGTCGGGAGCTGCCCGAGTTCACCTGGGAGCGCACCGACCGCGCCGACGCGCTGCGCGCGGCGGCGGGCATCTGA
- a CDS encoding primosomal protein N' has translation MTADAHEQPEQGSLLPELRETVREARTATQRAAAKRRTEVEPSEVDPVAQVLVDVPLAHLDRPFDYLVPAGMAETAQPGVRVKVRFAGQDVDGFVVARRAESEHPRLLPLRRVVSPERVLLPEVAALTAAVAERYAGARADVLRLAVPPRHATTEKAPPGAVPPALTSADGERRLAAATAAWGDHEHGAVFCEHLARGGSPRAVWTAGPAVDWPALVAHAAAVVEASGRGVIVCVPDGRDLDRVDAALTALLGEGRHVALRADAGPAARYRDFLAVSRGQRRVVVGTRAAIWAPVHDLGLVVVWDDGDDLHAEPRAPYPHVREVAALRAERAGAAALIGAHACSVEALGLLRSGWARPIAMTRSTLRERVRVSIAGATDRELERDPFARSVRVPTAARDLVRRGVASGPVLVQTPRSGYAAGLACERCRTPARCAACTGPLHQSSPTSPPSCRWCGTPEPRWACGVCGHRGLRAPAVGQERTAEELGRAFPGVTVRTSAADHVLAEVDGSPAIVVATPGAEPVAEGGYAGVLLLDTWLALARVDLRTGEEALRRWLNVAALVRPGGEVVVVGDAAQPALQALVRWDPLGFAEREAAERAAAHLPPAARLATVTGEEAAVAAYLEHLAVPPPVEVLGPVPVPGRPGAPVGDDPPEVRAVVRVPARDGAALAAGLGAASRERSARKLDAVRVQVDPPSL, from the coding sequence GTGACCGCCGACGCCCACGAGCAGCCCGAGCAGGGCTCGTTGCTGCCCGAGCTGCGGGAGACGGTGCGGGAGGCCCGTACGGCGACGCAGCGCGCGGCCGCGAAACGGCGCACCGAGGTGGAGCCCTCCGAGGTCGATCCGGTTGCCCAGGTGCTGGTCGACGTGCCGCTGGCCCACCTCGACCGGCCGTTCGACTACCTGGTGCCCGCCGGGATGGCGGAGACGGCACAGCCGGGCGTGCGGGTGAAGGTCCGCTTCGCGGGACAGGACGTCGACGGCTTCGTCGTGGCCCGTCGCGCGGAGTCCGAGCATCCGCGACTGCTGCCGTTGCGCCGGGTCGTGAGTCCTGAGCGGGTGCTGCTCCCCGAGGTCGCGGCGTTGACGGCGGCGGTGGCGGAGCGGTACGCCGGGGCGCGGGCCGACGTGCTCCGCCTGGCGGTCCCGCCGCGCCACGCGACGACGGAGAAGGCGCCGCCGGGTGCGGTGCCTCCGGCGTTGACGTCGGCTGACGGCGAGCGGCGCCTCGCAGCGGCGACGGCGGCCTGGGGCGACCACGAGCACGGTGCGGTCTTCTGCGAGCACCTGGCGCGCGGCGGCTCGCCGCGCGCCGTGTGGACGGCAGGCCCGGCCGTCGACTGGCCGGCGCTGGTCGCGCACGCGGCGGCGGTCGTCGAGGCGTCCGGTCGCGGGGTGATCGTCTGCGTGCCGGACGGACGCGACCTCGACCGGGTCGACGCTGCCCTCACGGCGCTGCTCGGCGAGGGCCGCCACGTGGCGCTGCGGGCCGACGCCGGCCCCGCTGCCCGCTACCGGGACTTCCTCGCCGTCAGCCGGGGCCAGCGGCGGGTCGTCGTCGGCACGCGGGCGGCGATCTGGGCCCCGGTCCACGACCTCGGCCTCGTCGTCGTGTGGGACGACGGCGACGACCTGCACGCCGAGCCGCGGGCGCCGTACCCCCACGTCCGCGAGGTCGCCGCCCTCCGCGCCGAGCGTGCCGGTGCGGCGGCGCTGATCGGGGCGCACGCGTGCTCGGTGGAGGCCCTGGGGCTGCTGCGGAGCGGCTGGGCGCGGCCGATCGCGATGACCCGGTCGACCCTCCGGGAACGTGTGCGTGTGAGCATCGCGGGGGCGACCGACCGCGAGCTGGAGCGGGACCCGTTCGCGCGGAGCGTCCGCGTGCCCACGGCGGCCCGCGACCTCGTCCGGCGTGGCGTCGCCAGCGGGCCGGTGCTGGTGCAGACGCCGCGGTCGGGGTACGCCGCGGGGCTGGCCTGCGAGCGGTGTCGCACGCCGGCGCGGTGCGCCGCGTGCACGGGTCCGCTGCACCAGTCCTCGCCGACCTCGCCCCCGTCGTGCCGGTGGTGCGGCACGCCCGAGCCGCGGTGGGCGTGCGGTGTCTGCGGTCATCGCGGCCTCCGCGCCCCGGCCGTCGGGCAGGAGCGCACGGCCGAGGAGCTGGGGCGTGCCTTCCCCGGCGTCACCGTGCGCACGTCGGCGGCCGACCACGTGCTGGCGGAGGTCGACGGCAGCCCGGCGATCGTCGTGGCCACCCCGGGGGCCGAACCGGTCGCGGAGGGCGGCTACGCCGGGGTGCTGCTGCTCGACACGTGGCTCGCACTGGCGCGGGTCGACCTGCGCACGGGGGAGGAGGCCCTGCGCCGCTGGCTCAACGTGGCCGCCCTCGTGCGGCCGGGGGGCGAGGTGGTCGTGGTGGGTGACGCTGCGCAGCCGGCGTTGCAGGCGCTGGTGCGCTGGGACCCGCTCGGCTTCGCGGAGCGCGAGGCGGCCGAGCGGGCCGCCGCCCACCTGCCGCCCGCGGCCCGGCTCGCGACGGTGACGGGGGAGGAGGCGGCCGTGGCGGCCTATCTGGAGCACCTCGCCGTCCCGCCCCCCGTCGAGGTGCTCGGCCCGGTCCCGGTGCCCGGTCGGCCGGGCGCGCCGGTCGGGGACGACCCGCCCGAGGTGCGCGCGGTGGTGCGGGTGCCGGCCCGGGACGGCGCGGCCCTGGCCGCCGGGCTGGGGGCAGCGTCCCGCGAGCGCTCGGCGCGCAAGCTCGACGCCGTCCGCGTCCAGGTGGACCCCCCGTCGCTCTAG
- a CDS encoding HNH endonuclease signature motif containing protein: MGEWHDESYAEALAGDHFLELGGPGAPVVAEFCIGEVAAARGCSFDAARRLVGDAVELRYRLPRVHARIAAGEVDVWRGRRIAQTTRTLTFEGAGFVDRHVAYVAAKATGPEVDRLVAEAAARFDPETSEAERAEADGGRHLTIELGDVAYADPLSGTLRGTVDIHGTLDLADALDLERTVAHVARQLTDLGCDQDHDVRRSIALGEIARRCDGVATLEYDADQPPTQPPTPARTRREVVLFVHLDQAAITGVTTGFGPGIDACTGTTGIDLARLDTPGAPRGAVTVEQVQAWCASPDTTVTIKPVIDLNQHDAVNGYTPPDRIADHVRARWPRCVFPYCTRSSRTADLDHCRAYEDNGPPGQTSTKNLYPLCRRHHRMKTHREMTTGNKWTYRPTHPDNGEPPNALIWTSPTGLRYLVDRDGTRPWPPTTT, from the coding sequence TTGGGTGAATGGCACGACGAGTCCTACGCCGAGGCCCTGGCTGGTGACCACTTCCTCGAGCTCGGCGGCCCCGGGGCGCCGGTGGTGGCGGAGTTCTGCATCGGCGAGGTGGCCGCTGCTCGGGGGTGTTCGTTCGACGCGGCCCGGCGGTTGGTGGGGGATGCGGTGGAGCTGCGCTACCGCTTGCCCCGGGTGCACGCCCGGATCGCTGCGGGTGAGGTCGACGTGTGGCGGGGACGGCGGATCGCCCAGACCACGCGGACGTTGACGTTCGAGGGCGCGGGGTTCGTCGACCGCCACGTGGCGTACGTCGCGGCCAAGGCCACCGGTCCCGAGGTCGACCGGCTGGTGGCGGAGGCCGCGGCTCGGTTCGACCCCGAGACCTCCGAGGCGGAACGGGCCGAGGCCGACGGCGGCCGGCACCTGACGATCGAGCTGGGCGACGTCGCCTACGCGGACCCGCTCAGCGGCACCCTGCGCGGCACCGTCGACATCCACGGGACGCTGGACCTGGCTGATGCGCTCGACCTGGAACGCACCGTCGCGCACGTCGCCCGGCAACTGACTGACCTGGGCTGCGACCAGGACCACGACGTCCGCCGCTCCATCGCTCTCGGTGAGATCGCGCGGCGCTGCGACGGGGTGGCGACGTTGGAGTACGACGCGGACCAGCCGCCCACGCAGCCGCCCACGCCGGCGCGGACACGGCGGGAGGTGGTGCTCTTCGTCCACCTCGACCAGGCCGCCATCACCGGCGTCACCACCGGGTTCGGTCCGGGGATCGACGCCTGCACCGGCACGACCGGCATCGACCTCGCCCGCCTCGACACCCCCGGCGCACCGCGTGGAGCGGTGACGGTCGAGCAGGTCCAGGCCTGGTGCGCCAGCCCCGACACCACCGTCACGATCAAGCCGGTCATCGACCTCAACCAACACGACGCCGTGAACGGCTACACCCCACCGGACCGCATCGCCGACCACGTCAGAGCCCGCTGGCCCCGCTGCGTCTTCCCCTACTGCACCCGCTCATCGAGAACCGCCGACCTCGACCACTGCCGCGCCTACGAGGACAACGGCCCACCCGGCCAGACCTCGACCAAGAACCTGTACCCGCTGTGCCGGCGTCACCACCGCATGAAGACCCACCGCGAGATGACCACCGGCAACAAGTGGACCTACCGCCCCACCCATCCAGACAACGGCGAACCACCCAACGCACTCATCTGGACCAGCCCGACCGGCCTGCGCTACCTCGTCGACCGAGACGGCACCCGCCCCTGGCCACCAACGACCACCTAG